CGCGGATCGAAGCGGAACACTGGACCTGCGTAGTGCCAGCGGACCGCTGCGCCGGCAGGCTGAACGCCGGCGAGGTAAGCGCGCACCGCCGAGGCAGTGAACTCCGGGCGCAGACTGACGCGGGTGCCGTCCGGCTCCACAAAGGAGTACAGCCGAGTGAGGAGCCCCCCGCCTCCCTTGCGGACGTAGAGTTCGGTCGGCTCAATGATCGGCAGCTCAACCCCAGCGTATCCGTGCTCTTCAAACCACGTCCGGAACGCATCGAGAATTCGCTGGCGAGCAGCATGCTCCGGCGGCAGATAATCGCGGGCACCACGGACACGATTCACGAGGACGGCACTCCCGACCGAGGCTGCTCAGTCGTTTCCATTTGACCGATTGTACCGGCGCGAGGCGCTCGCAGACAAACAGTGGGCGCCGGTCGCGTTCCCGAGTATGCAGCGGCGTCTCCCTTAGGTGAAGCGGCGGACGATGCCGCAGCCGGCAGTCCCCCTGCACTCTGCGACCGCGAAGAACGGACAGGAACATGCGGGCCGCTCCGGCAAGCGGCGCCCGCCGAGAGGCGCCACGATGGGCGTGCCGCGTCGGAACGGCCGTTCGTCGGCCGCGGCCGGTTTCGGCCAGAAGCGGAACTTGTCGTCAGCCGCCGAGCCGTTGTGTACGATTCAGCGGCCTTCTCGGCCCCTGGAGGCTTCGTGCTCCCGCGAGCGCCACTCATCGCGTTGCTACTTTCGACCCTGCTTCCTGTCTCGGCCGGCTGCCAGCCGACACCGTTGCTCTCCGGGGTCGCGATCTCCGCGCCGGTGATCTCGCCGAATGGCGATTCGATCGACGATGAGGCGATCATCACCTATACCGTCGGCCGCCAGGCGTTTGTCTCTATTCTCTTCCGAGATGGAGCGGGACGCGAGTACCTCTTCCGCGACCGGGAGCCTCGCTCGGCCGGCAGCTACCAGGCGCGCTTCAATGGCGTTGCGCCGGTCGATGACGGCAAGGCGACGCGGCGCGTGATGCCGGACGGCCCGTACACCTTCACTGTCATTGCCGAAGACCTCGCCGGCGAGCGGGCCGAAGCGACGGGACAGGTCACCCTCGTCAACGGCGACCATCGCCCGGTGATGATCACCAACCTCGTCCTCTCCCTCCCCGGCGCAGCAGGGCAAGTGGCAACCCGGAGCGCCGAGGTCGTCGAGATCTCGCCGAACGGCGACGGCGTGGATGACGAGGCGATCATCTCCTACGGCATCTCAAAAGACGCCGAGGTGGTCGTGTTCGCGAAGGATGCAAACGGGCGGGTGATCCTGATCGACGAGCGCACGCCGCGCAAAGCGGCGCTCTATACCCATTACTGGAACGGAACTGCCAGCGGCCGGCTTGTTCCCGATGGAGCGTACACCATCCACGTCCAAGCGTTCGACAAGGCGGGCAATGTCTCTGAGGAGGTCCGCACCCTCGTCGTCCGCGGCGCTGGCAAACCCGACCTGCGGATCACCCGGGTTGAGTTCACTCCGACTGCGATCCCCATCGGGGGAACGCTCAACGTGACGATCCACGTCCGCAATTTCGGGGAGGTGCCGATCAAGACGATGGGGCCGCCCCCCGGCACCCACTACCGGACCGACCAGACGTTCAACTACTGGACCGACGAAACGGGCACGCCCAAGTACTACGAGCGTCCCGGCCGCTGGCGCGTCGCTGTCAGCTGGAATACTGCCGGTAGTCCCTATCCCATCCGTTGGGGGCTGTTCGAGGACCTCGACCGCGAACTGCTGCCCGGCGAAGAAGCCGTCATCACCGGGACGATCACGGTCCTGCCCCGTCAGCGCGAATTTCGTGTCTGGGCAGCGGTCGAGCAGGGCGGCGTCGGCTTCCCCGGCGGCGAAGTGGGACTCAAAACAATTATCGTCAACTACTGATGCTCGATCTCGCCGTCGTGATCGTCTCGTACAACACCCGCGAGCTGCTGCGCGGCTGTCTGCGCTCGCTCGCGGCCGATGCGCCCGCCGAGATTTGGGTCGTCGATAACGGCTCGAGCGACGGCTCGCGGGAGATGGTGCAGGCGGAGTTTCCAGCCGTTCACCTGCTCTGCCCCGAGGAGAACCTCGGTTTCGCGGCCGGAAACAATCTCGCGCTCGCGCAAACCCGGGCGCGCTACGTCTGCCTGCTCAATCCGGACACGGTGGTGCACGACCGGGCGCTGACCGTGCTGGTCGAGTTTCTGGAGCGGACGCCGGACGCAGCGGTCGCCGGACCGCAGCTGCTCAACCCCGACGGCAGCTACCAGCACTCGGCCTTCCGCTTTCCGGGGCTCGCGCAAGCCGTCCTCGACCTCGTGCCAGTCCCGCCGCGGCTGCTCCACAGCCGGCTGAACGGCCGCTATCGTCAGGGCGGCACAGTCCCCTTCGAAATCGATCATCCGCTCGGCGCCTGCTTCGTCGTCCGGCGCGCTGTTATCGACGAGGTGGGTCTGCTCGATCCTGCCTTCTTCATGTACTGCGAGGAGGTCGACTGGTGCTGGCGGATCAAACGTGCAGGCTGGCGGATCTTCGCTGTGCCGGCCGCCCGAGTGACCCACTTCGGCGGCCAGAGCACGGGGCAGCGGCGCGACGAGATGTTCGTCGAGTTGTACCGCAGCCGCCTCCTGCTCTACGACCGCTACCACGGCCCGCTCACCCGCCGTCTCTACCGCTGGCTGGTCCGCTGGGGGATCGGCGACGAGCGTTTCAGGAAAGCGGCCTCCCCGCGCCGCGCCGACGCGGAGGCCGGAACACCGGCTACGGCAGACGAGCGGCTGCGCGAGGCACCCCCGGCCCCGCCTGCCGCCGAGCGTGCAGAAGGAGGCAGACTACCGCTATGACTCCAACGCCCCGCGTGACCGGCGCCGTGATCGCGCGCGACGAGGAGACAACTATCGCCGGCTGCCTCCGCAGCCTCGCCTGGACGGACGAGCTGCTGGTGATTGATAGCGGCAGCCGAGACCGGACGGTCGAGATCGCGCGCCGTAGCGGCGCGCGCGTTGAGCACCGCCCGTTCACCAACTTCGCTGAGCAGCGCAATGCCGCGCTCGACTGGGCGGAGACAGAGTGGGTCTTCTTTCTCGATGCCGATGAGCGGATTAGTCGGCAGCTCGCCGCCGAGGCGCGGGCCGCGCTCGAGCGGCCGGAGGCAGGGTTCTGGATCCCGCGCCGCAATATCATCCTCGGCCACCGGATGCGCGGCGGGGGCTGGTGGCCGGACAAGCAGCTCCGCCTGCTCCGTCGCGAGCGCGCGCGCTACGACCCAGCCCAGGGCGTTCACGAAGTCGCTCGCCTCGACGGTCCTGCTGGCGAACTGACGAGCCCGATCATCCACTACAACTATCGGCACCTCCGCCAGCTGTTCGTCAAGCAGTGGCGCTACGCCCAGCAGGACGCGCTCGACCGCGTTCGGCGTGGCGAGCGGGTGCGTCCGCATCATCTGCTCGCCCAGCCGGCGCGTGCCTTCCACCGGCGTTTCATCCAGTGGCACGGCTATCGCGACGGTCTCCTCGGCCTCTTCCTTGCCGGGCTGCTCGCTTGGTACGAGCTGGTAACGCTGCTTCTGGTGCGGCGCTTGGAGCAGAATGCCTGATGACCCTCGATCTGTCGGTCGTGATCGTCAACTGGAACGTCCGCGACCTGCTCGACGCCTGCCTCGCCTCGCTCCACGGTCGCGCCGCTGATGATGCGCCGAACGAGATCATCGTCGTTGACAACGGCTCGCGCGACGGTTCCGTCGCGATGGTGAAAGCGCGCTATCCGGGTGTCCGGCTCATCGAAGCGCCGCACAACCCGGGCTTTGCGGGCGGTACGAACCTCGGGGCGAGCGTCGCCTCGGGCCGCGCCCTCTTTCTGCTCAATCCGGACACCGTCGTCGAACCGGGCGCGCTCCGGCTGCTGACGCGGGCGCTCCGCAACGACCCGACGCTCGGCGCGGTCGGGCCGCAGCTGATTGCAAGCGACGGCTCGACACAGTCGTCGCGCCGCCGCTTCCCAACTCCGGCGACGCTCTTCGTTGAAAGCACGCCGCTGCAGGGCGCGCTGGCGCGCCGAGCGATCCGCCGCTACTACTTCGATGACGTGCCGCCTTCCGCGCGCGCGCAGCCCGACTGGCTTGTTGGCGCGGCAGTGATGATCCGGCGGAGCGCCTGGGACGACGTTGGACCGCTCGACGAAGGCTACTTCATGTATTTCGAGGAGACGGATTGGTTCCGCCGGGCAGCCGCTCGGGGCTGGCGCGCCGCCTATATTCCCGAGGCGCGGGTCATCCACCATTCCGGGAAGAGCAGCGAGCAGAACATCGCCGCCCGTCACCTTCGCTTCACGGCGAGCAAGCTGCGGTATGCCGAGCGCTATCACGGCACGGCCCTCGCCCGCGTCCTTGGGGTGTGGCTGCGGCTCCTCTTCCTCGAGCAGCTGGCCGAGGAAGCAGGAAAGTGGGTGCTCGGCCACAAGCGGCCGCTCCGCACTCGCCGGATCAGTGAACTCAGCCGCGTCGTGACGAGGCGATGGAGCCGTGAAGCGAGCGTCTCTGCTGGGTAGCTGATGGCAACCGTCTGCATGGTAACAGGCGAATACCCGCCGATGGTCGGCGGCATCGCCGACTACACGGCGCGGCTCGTCGCTGCGCTGCGGGAGAGTGGTGAGACTGTCGCGGTGCTGACCGACCGCCGGGCGCTCGCGAGCGGAGCGTGCCACGGGGTCGACGCCGTACCTGGCTGGGGGTTCCGCCGCCTTCCTGCCGTCATTCGCGCTATTCGCCGCCGCGCGCCCGATCTTGTCCATATCCAATATCAGGCCGCCGCCTACGCGCTGCGCGGCGCGATCAGCTTTCTTCCTGCGCTTCTCCGTCCCACCCCGTGCCTCACCACCTTCCACGACACCCGCCAGCCGTATCTTTTCCCCAAAGCAGGGCCGCTCCGCCGCTGGGCAAACGCCGTCCTTGCCCGCGACTCGCGCGCCGCTCTCTGCACCAACGCCGCCGACTGGCAGGTCATCGCCGGCTACGGCCAGCCGCTGGTCCGCCTGATCCCGCTTGGGAACAATGTGCCCCGCCAGCCCGTGACCGCGCGCGAGCGGCAGGCGGCGCGGGCACGGCTCGGCGCGGATGAGAACGACCTGCTCGTCGGCCATTTCGGCCTGATGGGCGCAACAAAGGGCGTCGAGACGCTGATCGCGGCGGTGGCGGCGCTCCCCCGCGCTCGGCTCGCCTTCATCGGCGCAGCAGCAGGAGCGAGCGACCCTCAGAACGCGGTCGCGGCCGAACGCGCGCGGGCGGCGATCGCAGCGGCCGGGCTGGAGCAGCGCGTGGCGTGGTCGGGGAAGGTTCCGCTCGCCGAGCTGTCGCATCTCCTCCAAGCGTGCGATCTGGTTGTGCTCCCCTACCATGATGGCGCCTCGTTCCGGCGGACGACGCTGATCGCTGCGCTCGCGAACGGCTGTGCGACGATCACGACGGCGCCGCCGCCAGGGTCACGCGCCCTCGCCGCGGTCGCGGGACTGCCGGAGCTCCGCCATGGCGAGAACCTCTGGCTTGTTCCTCCCGGCGACCCGCGGGCGCTCGCCGAAGCGATCCGCTTTCTTGGCGAGCAGCCAGCAGCGCGAGCTCGGCTCGGCGAGGCAGCGGCGCGGGCAGCAGCCGCTTTCGATTGGAAGAGGATTGCCGAGCAGCATCGGCAGCTTTACCGAGAGACGCTCGGCGGGGACCGATATGATTGAGCGGACCGCCATGCAGGCAGAGCGCGCGCGTGTGGTTCGACCCTTTTTCCGTTCGGAGCGCGGCCGCCGTGCGGACGATGGCCGCTAACGCTGCCCCCTCGGCGCTGCAGCGTCCTGCGGCGCAGCGGGCGCGCTCTGGCGCGGCTGCGGCGCGCGCGCTTGATGCCGCGCTCGGCCTAGGCGCAGCACTCCTCGCCCTAGCGCTCTACGTTCGGACACTGCTGCCGACGGTGGGGATCGGCGACACCGCCGAGTTCCAGTATGCGCTGACGACGCTGACGGTACCGCATCCCACCGGCTATCCGCTCTATGTCTTCCTCGGCAAAGCGTTCACTTTTCTCCCCTTCGGCAACGAGGCGTACCGCGTCAATCTGCTCTCTGCCGTCTGCGCCGCCGGCGCGGTGGGGATGGCCTACGTCTTCGCTCGCCTCGTTGGGGCGCGGCCGCTGCCGGCTGCAGTCGGGGCGCTTGCTTTTGCCGTCGCCCCGGCGAACTGGTCGTGGGCGACGATCGCCGAGGTGTACGCGCTCCACGTCTTCTTCGTCGGCCTAGTGTTCGTTCTCTTTGCCCTGTGGGCGGTCGGCCGGGTCGAGCTCTGGGTTGCGGCTTTTGTCCTCGGGCTCAGTTTCGGCAACCACCGCGGCATGCTGCTCGTCGTCCCGGCGCTCGCCGTGCTCTGGTTTGTGGTCCGGCGGCCGCGGCCTCGCGACCTGCTCCGCCGCTACCGGCCCGACTGGCGCGTGATTATCGCCTTTGCGCTCCCGTGGCTGCTCTATCTCTTCATCCCGATCCGCGGCATCCCCGGCTACGACAGCTGGTGGGAGACCCTCAACTACGGCGCCTCCGGCTCGTCGCTGATCGCCCAGATCATTCTGATGAGCCGCGACCCCGTCGTCTCAGCACGAGACTATGTTTTCTCGATGCTGCCGGCACAGTTTGGGCTGCTGACGCCGCTCGCTGTCGCGGGGCTACCGCTGCTCGCCGCCGGCATACCGCGCGGCGGGGTGGTCCCAGCGCGCTGGGCCGCGGTGCTCATCGGCGTCGGCTGGGCTGGCATTCTCGCCTTTCACATCCCCGTTTACGGCGGCGACATCACCGGCTTTATGGCACCGACCTTCTGGATGCTCGCAGCATGCCTTGCTGCCACGCTTGAAGCGCTGGGCCGCGGCGGCGGCGCCCTCCTCAGCCGGGGAATAGCGGCGCGCCAGTCACGGCGCCTCAGCCCGCTCGCCGGAGCGGCCGTCGCGGCGATCGCCTTCTGGGTCGGCCCGCGCGCCGTCGGAGAAGCGAACTTCCCGACCCAGGATTTGAGCGGCCATGTCATGCACGAACTGCGGGCAACCCAATTGCTCGAAGCGCTCGATCCCGGCGCGATCCTCGTCCTCAACGACGATTGGCTTCAGATCTGGCAGCTCAAGTACCAGCGCTACATCGCCGGCGTCCGCCCCGACACGATCGTCATCCACGGCGAGCCGGAGCCGATCCTCCGCGCCGCGCTCGCTGAGGGACGGCCGGGCTATTCGATGAACTACGTGCCGGGCCTTGCTGCCGAGGGGCGGCTGATCCCGGTGCTCGGCTTCTGGCGCGCCCTCGAGCAGCCGGTGAACTATCAGCTGCGGCGCACGAGCGATATCGTCTTCGGCGATGCAATCGAACTCGCAGCGTGGTCGACGATCACCGACACGTTGCAGCCCGGCGGATTGTTTCCGCTCGTGCTGGAATGGCGGGTGCTGAAGGATGTGACAACCGATTACGTGGTCTTCGTCCACCTCCTTGACGCCGCCGAGCGCAGCCCGGCCGGCTGGGACTCGCAGCCGCTGCGGGCAGAGAACCCGACGTCTCGCTGGAGAGCAGGTGAGCGCCACCTCGACCCCCACGGCTTGCTGCTGCCGAAGAACCTGCGGCCGGGCCGCTATATGGTCGAAGTCGGTCTCTATCCGGAAGGGTCCACCGACCGGCTGGTCGCGAAAAGCCCTGCCGGCCCCCCCGCCGACCGCGCGCTGCTCGGCCCCTTCCGAGTCGGGATCGGCACGCCATCGGTCGCGCCGGCGACGCCTGCTCATGTCTCTGTCAGCGGCATGCTCACCCTGATCGGCTACGACCGCTCGGAGCGCACCGACCGCGGGACGCTTCCCGTCACCCTCTATTGGCGCGCCGACGCCGTTATGGACCTCGACTATACCGTCACGGTCCAGCTGCTCGACGGAGCGGGGCGACTGGTCGCTCAGCGTGACAGCCAGCCCCTTGACGGCAGCTACCCAACCACGATCTGGCGCCCCGGCGAGGTGGTCCCAGATCCGCACCGGGTCCCGGTGGCGGCCCTTCCGCCCGGCGATTATCGCCTGATCGCGGCGGTCTATGGCCCTGGCGGCGCGCGGCTTCCCGTCGGCGAAACCGACCTTATCGATCTCGGCCTGGTGCGCCTGCCATGACGACTGCCAAGCGACGGGCAGCCGCAGCCCGACAGGCGCGTCGAGGGCGCCATTGGTCGAACGTCATCCCAGCGATCCTGATCATCCTGCTTGTCGGTGCGCTGCCGCTCTGGCTGCTCGCCGGGCGCGTCGAACTGAGCGAACTGGCCGGCTCGACGGTGGGAGAAATCGCCGTCTCGGCGCAGCCGACGGTCCGCTTCGTCGGCGCAGCAGATGGTCTGCGCTGGGTCGACGTTCGCGCCCGGCCGGCCGAGAGCGCCCCGGCAGCCATCCGCACCACGCTGATCGACGAGCGTCAGCCGGAGCGCCCGGTCGCGCGGTGGACGGTGACCCTTACGGGGCCGGGACCAGTGTGGATGGAAATGCCCCCGATCGCCCGCTCGGCCGGTGTTCCGTATCGCGTCGTCGTCGAGCCGGCCGCACCGGAACAGCCGGAAGTGTTTCTCCGCCTCGTTCTTGATCGGGAAGGGCAGCCTATCGTCGCGGTCCAGCGGTTCTACCGCGTCTCGCCGCTCACGTGGCTTGTCGTCATGGGCTCGCGACTCAGCGAAGCCGGAACGCTGATCCCCGTCCTCGTTGCCGGCGGAGCCCTCATGACGCTGTTCTGTTCGATCTTCGGCCTGCTCCTCTGGCGCTTCGGGTGGCCGGGAGCGCCGAGCTGGACGCTGGTCGGGCTGCTCGCCGCCGCGTGGGGCGTCGTCGCCATCCACGCCGCTGCCTCGGCTCAACTCTGGGCCCAGCTCACCGTCGCCTGGCCGGACGGATGATGAGCGCTGCAGCGTCCCCGCGCACGGTGCCGGCCGAGACGGCGGTGGCGGCGCGCCGGCCGTCGAGCGTCGGCATCATCGCCTGGGCGGCGGTTGGGCTTGTTCTTGCCGGTTTTGCGCTGCGGATCGTCGCGACGGGGGAGCCCTCCTACTGGGGCGACGAGATGGTGAGCGTCACCGTGGCGCGGATGCCCGCCGCGGCGATCCCCGGCTGGCTCGCCGAGAACGACCCCCACCCGCCGCTCTATTACCTCGCGCTCCACGGCTGGGTGCGCCTCGCCGGCGAGCGCGAGCTGGCGACCCGGGCGCTCTCGGCGCTGCTGGGCGCGCTCGCGATCCCGCTCGTCGGCGCGCTCGCCCGGCGGCTGCTCAGCCCGGCTGCCGCGGTTGTCGCGATGACCCTGATCGCCCTGAACCCGCTCCAGGTCGATCAAGCGCGCGACGCCCGCATGTATCCCCTCCTCGTGGCACTCACCCTCGGCGCGACCCTTGTCCTCTGGCGGCAACTCAGCCGGCCAAGCGTCGCCGGCTGGACGGCCTACGCCCTTTTGGGTGCGGCAGCGCTCTACACCCACTACTACGGCGGACTGGCGCTGATCGCCCACGGCCTGTGGGTGCTGACGCTGCTCCCCGCAAACCGCCGCATCGTGCTCCAGTTCGCCGCTGCTGGGGCAGGGATCACGCTGCTCTACCTCCCGTGGCTGCTCCCTGGCCTCATCGTCATTACGGCGTACGAGGGATACGGCTGGGCGACCGGCGAGAGCGGCATCGGGTCGTGGCCGCAGGCAGTGGCACGCTGCCTGCAGGTCTTCCTCACCGGGCCATGGACCCCTGATGCGCCGTGGAACAGCGTCGCCGCCGGTTTCGCGGTAGCGCTCGCTGCCGGCGGAGCGGTCGCCGCCTTCCGCTGTGACCGCCGCGCCGCGCTGCTGCTGACGCTGCTGCTGCTCGTTCCCATCACGATCATCTATGTCGCCTCGCTCCAGCGGCCGCTCTTCATGCCCCGCTATCTGATCATCGCCAGCCCCGCCTTTCTGCTACTTGCTGCCGCCGTGATCGCGGCACTGCGCGGCTGGCTCGCGCCGGCGGGTGTCGCCCTTGCTGCGAGCGTCTTGCTCGTTCAGGGGGTGGGGGTCGACCGCCTGCTCACCGATCCCCGCTATGCCAACGCCGATTGGCGCGCTGCGGCGCGCTTCGTCGCGGCGCGCGAGCGCCCGAATGACGGCATCGTCTACGGTCACGACGGCATGAAATGGCTGTTCGGCTTCTACCATCCTGGCGGGCCTGGGGAGTATATCCCGCCCTTCGCGGGGAAAGAGCGGCGGCAGGAGATCGAGGAAATGCTGCGGCGCTTCACTGCCGTTCACGAGCGCGTCTGGTTCGTGCCGTGGTGGAACAGCGACACCGACGTCATAGTCGAGCGCTGGCTGACGGACAATGCGTATCTCGCGCTCGACCGCTGGATCGACCGCAGTGTCCGACTCCTCCTGTTTGCCTCCCCAAGCGGCACCGCGCCGCTGCAGCCGAGCGGCACCGCCTTCGGCGGCATCCTCCAGCTTGACAGCTGGGCAATCGACCGGACCACAGCGAGCCAAGGCGACGTGCTGCGCGTTGACCTTCGCTGGATGGCGCTCGAGCCAGTCGAGGAGGAGGTTCGCCGGCTGCTCGTGCTCCGCGACCGCGCGGGGCGCCGCTTTGCCGTCAGCGACCGCGCCCCGCGCAACGCCCCGACCGCCGGCTGGCCCAAGGGGCGCGCCTTGACGGACCGGGTCGGGCTGCTCGTTCCGCCGGGAACGCCGGCGGGCGAATATGAACTGGCGGTCGGCCTCTACGCCGCTGCGACCGGCGCGCCGCTCGTCCCGACTGCCCCCGCGCCGGGCGGACTGCTGCGGCTGGGGACTGTTCGCGTCAGTGCCGAGACGCCGCGCTTCGACCCGGCCGCGGTCGATGCCGACCGACCGCTTGCCATTGAGGTGGAGCCCGGCATCCGTCTCGTCGGGGTGAGCGTGGCGCCCGGCCCGCGCCGCCAAGGCGAC
The Dehalococcoidia bacterium DNA segment above includes these coding regions:
- a CDS encoding glycosyltransferase family 2 protein; this translates as MLDLAVVIVSYNTRELLRGCLRSLAADAPAEIWVVDNGSSDGSREMVQAEFPAVHLLCPEENLGFAAGNNLALAQTRARYVCLLNPDTVVHDRALTVLVEFLERTPDAAVAGPQLLNPDGSYQHSAFRFPGLAQAVLDLVPVPPRLLHSRLNGRYRQGGTVPFEIDHPLGACFVVRRAVIDEVGLLDPAFFMYCEEVDWCWRIKRAGWRIFAVPAARVTHFGGQSTGQRRDEMFVELYRSRLLLYDRYHGPLTRRLYRWLVRWGIGDERFRKAASPRRADAEAGTPATADERLREAPPAPPAAERAEGGRLPL
- a CDS encoding glycosyltransferase family 2 protein — translated: MTPTPRVTGAVIARDEETTIAGCLRSLAWTDELLVIDSGSRDRTVEIARRSGARVEHRPFTNFAEQRNAALDWAETEWVFFLDADERISRQLAAEARAALERPEAGFWIPRRNIILGHRMRGGGWWPDKQLRLLRRERARYDPAQGVHEVARLDGPAGELTSPIIHYNYRHLRQLFVKQWRYAQQDALDRVRRGERVRPHHLLAQPARAFHRRFIQWHGYRDGLLGLFLAGLLAWYELVTLLLVRRLEQNA
- a CDS encoding glycosyltransferase family 2 protein, yielding MTLDLSVVIVNWNVRDLLDACLASLHGRAADDAPNEIIVVDNGSRDGSVAMVKARYPGVRLIEAPHNPGFAGGTNLGASVASGRALFLLNPDTVVEPGALRLLTRALRNDPTLGAVGPQLIASDGSTQSSRRRFPTPATLFVESTPLQGALARRAIRRYYFDDVPPSARAQPDWLVGAAVMIRRSAWDDVGPLDEGYFMYFEETDWFRRAAARGWRAAYIPEARVIHHSGKSSEQNIAARHLRFTASKLRYAERYHGTALARVLGVWLRLLFLEQLAEEAGKWVLGHKRPLRTRRISELSRVVTRRWSREASVSAG
- a CDS encoding glycosyltransferase family 4 protein; translation: MATVCMVTGEYPPMVGGIADYTARLVAALRESGETVAVLTDRRALASGACHGVDAVPGWGFRRLPAVIRAIRRRAPDLVHIQYQAAAYALRGAISFLPALLRPTPCLTTFHDTRQPYLFPKAGPLRRWANAVLARDSRAALCTNAADWQVIAGYGQPLVRLIPLGNNVPRQPVTARERQAARARLGADENDLLVGHFGLMGATKGVETLIAAVAALPRARLAFIGAAAGASDPQNAVAAERARAAIAAAGLEQRVAWSGKVPLAELSHLLQACDLVVLPYHDGASFRRTTLIAALANGCATITTAPPPGSRALAAVAGLPELRHGENLWLVPPGDPRALAEAIRFLGEQPAARARLGEAAARAAAAFDWKRIAEQHRQLYRETLGGDRYD
- a CDS encoding DUF2723 domain-containing protein, coding for MWFDPFSVRSAAAVRTMAANAAPSALQRPAAQRARSGAAAARALDAALGLGAALLALALYVRTLLPTVGIGDTAEFQYALTTLTVPHPTGYPLYVFLGKAFTFLPFGNEAYRVNLLSAVCAAGAVGMAYVFARLVGARPLPAAVGALAFAVAPANWSWATIAEVYALHVFFVGLVFVLFALWAVGRVELWVAAFVLGLSFGNHRGMLLVVPALAVLWFVVRRPRPRDLLRRYRPDWRVIIAFALPWLLYLFIPIRGIPGYDSWWETLNYGASGSSLIAQIILMSRDPVVSARDYVFSMLPAQFGLLTPLAVAGLPLLAAGIPRGGVVPARWAAVLIGVGWAGILAFHIPVYGGDITGFMAPTFWMLAACLAATLEALGRGGGALLSRGIAARQSRRLSPLAGAAVAAIAFWVGPRAVGEANFPTQDLSGHVMHELRATQLLEALDPGAILVLNDDWLQIWQLKYQRYIAGVRPDTIVIHGEPEPILRAALAEGRPGYSMNYVPGLAAEGRLIPVLGFWRALEQPVNYQLRRTSDIVFGDAIELAAWSTITDTLQPGGLFPLVLEWRVLKDVTTDYVVFVHLLDAAERSPAGWDSQPLRAENPTSRWRAGERHLDPHGLLLPKNLRPGRYMVEVGLYPEGSTDRLVAKSPAGPPADRALLGPFRVGIGTPSVAPATPAHVSVSGMLTLIGYDRSERTDRGTLPVTLYWRADAVMDLDYTVTVQLLDGAGRLVAQRDSQPLDGSYPTTIWRPGEVVPDPHRVPVAALPPGDYRLIAAVYGPGGARLPVGETDLIDLGLVRLP
- a CDS encoding glycosyltransferase family 39 protein, which encodes MMSAAASPRTVPAETAVAARRPSSVGIIAWAAVGLVLAGFALRIVATGEPSYWGDEMVSVTVARMPAAAIPGWLAENDPHPPLYYLALHGWVRLAGERELATRALSALLGALAIPLVGALARRLLSPAAAVVAMTLIALNPLQVDQARDARMYPLLVALTLGATLVLWRQLSRPSVAGWTAYALLGAAALYTHYYGGLALIAHGLWVLTLLPANRRIVLQFAAAGAGITLLYLPWLLPGLIVITAYEGYGWATGESGIGSWPQAVARCLQVFLTGPWTPDAPWNSVAAGFAVALAAGGAVAAFRCDRRAALLLTLLLLVPITIIYVASLQRPLFMPRYLIIASPAFLLLAAAVIAALRGWLAPAGVALAASVLLVQGVGVDRLLTDPRYANADWRAAARFVAARERPNDGIVYGHDGMKWLFGFYHPGGPGEYIPPFAGKERRQEIEEMLRRFTAVHERVWFVPWWNSDTDVIVERWLTDNAYLALDRWIDRSVRLLLFASPSGTAPLQPSGTAFGGILQLDSWAIDRTTASQGDVLRVDLRWMALEPVEEEVRRLLVLRDRAGRRFAVSDRAPRNAPTAGWPKGRALTDRVGLLVPPGTPAGEYELAVGLYAAATGAPLVPTAPAPGGLLRLGTVRVSAETPRFDPAAVDADRPLAIEVEPGIRLVGVSVAPGPRRQGDRLEITTFWQPLADGAAATIRLGLADRAIASRVGGLPAGAVERRDLTLRVPPTLPPGRYALWVAGEGSRVTIETIEVVAAPPLPAPAPPAQIIEARFGDIATLVGATIRREGGATEVRLLWQAEREVDQELAVFVHLLDEAGRIVAQADGLPANGAAPTSRWTPGLRFDDIRRIASDAPGRIIVGLYDPATLERVPTGSGDSVQVAP